Proteins from a genomic interval of Cucumis melo cultivar AY chromosome 7, USDA_Cmelo_AY_1.0, whole genome shotgun sequence:
- the LOC103494385 gene encoding uncharacterized protein LOC103494385, whose protein sequence is MFRSKKHSQSHNNGQDNDSTQEEGKINELRAALGPLSSRSSKYCTDACLRRYLIARNWNVEKSRKMLEETLKWRAAYKPEEIRWDEVAFEGETGKVSRANFYDRHGRSVLIMRPGMQNTTPSEASVRHLVYLLENAILNLGEGQEQMCWLIDFTGFTMKTNVSVKIAADIINVLQNHYPERLAFAFLYNPPKFFQAFWKAIKYFLDPKTSQKVKFVNPKDKGSVELMKSHFDMENLPSVFGGKATLEYDHQQFSQMMGQDELKAAQFWGFDEKAHHSVNGHSSGPEVGPEPVTSTN, encoded by the exons ATGTTTCGTTCAAAAAAACATTCTCAAAGTCATAATAACGGTCAGGACAACGATTCTACACAAGAAGAAGGGAAG ATCAATGAACTTAGAGCTGCTCTAGGGCCTCTGTCTAGTCGAAGTTCAAAGTATTGCACCGATGCATGTCTGAGGAGATACTTGATAGCTCGAAACTGGAACGTTGAGAAGTCTAGAAAAATGCTTGAAGAGACGCTCAAATGGAGGGCAGCTTACAAGCCCGAAGAAATCCGTTGG GATGAAGTAGCATTTGAAGGCGAGACTGGGAAAGTGTCGAGAGCAAATTTTTACGATCGTCATGGAAGATCTGTGCTCATAATGAGACCAGGAATGCAG AACACAACTCCATCAGAAGCTAGTGTGCGGCATTTGGTCTATCTTTTAGAGAATGCAATTCTGAACCTTGGTGAGGGTCAGGAACAAATGTGTTGGTTAATAGATTTCACCGGATTTACAATGAAAACCAATGTCTCCGTCAAAATAGCCGCAGATATTATCAATGTCTTGCAGAACCATTACCCCGAGAGACTCGCCTTTGCTTTCCTCTACAATCCCCCCAAGTTTTTTCAAGCCTTCTGGAAG GCTATAAAGTACTTCTTAGATCCAAAGACATCTCAAAAGGTAAAGTTTGTAAACCCGAAAGACAAAGGAAGTGTGGAGCTGATGAAATCACACTTCGACATGGAAAATCTTCCCAGTGTGTTCGGAGGTAAAGCCACACTAGAATATGATCATCAGCAGTTCTCCCAGATGATGGGCCAAGACGAGCTCAAAGCTGCCCAATTTTGGGGCTTTGATGAGAAGGCCCACCACAGTGTTAATGGGCATTCCTCTGGCCCAGAAGTTGGACCTGAGCCCGTTACTTCAACTAACTAA
- the LOC103494387 gene encoding protein AE7-like 1: protein MTLGLINANPVVHAKKERIARSEDFHGDDAVDPLEIYDFVRDIRDPEHPYSLEQLSVLSEESITVDEKLGRILITFTPTIQHCSMATVIGLCLRVKLKHFFPPHYKVDIKVSPGSHANEDSVNKQLNDKERVAAAMENPNLRQLVDECLYSSEL from the exons atgacgcTGGGGCTTATCAATGCGAATCCGGTGGTTCACGCCAAGAAGGAGCGGATCGCTCGCTCGGAAGACTTCCACGGTGACGACGCTGTTGATCCTCTTGAAATCTACGA CTTCGTGAGGGATATTAGAGATCCGGAGCATCCGTATTCGTTAGAGCAGCTTAGTGTTCTCTCGGAGGAATCGATCACTGTCGATGAGAAGTTAGGGCGTATCCT GATAACTTTTACTCCGACTATTCAGCATTGTAGTATGGCGACTGTGATTGGACTCTGTCTGAGAGTGAAACTTAAACATTTCTTTCCTCCACATTACAAG GTTGACATCAAAGTGTCTCCAGGATCACACGCAAATGAAGACTCAG TTAATAAGCAGCTAAATGACAAAGAAAGAGTTGCAGCTGCAATGGAAAATCCAAATCTGCGTCAGCTTGTAGATGAATGCCTTTATTCCAGTGAGCTCTGA
- the LOC103494388 gene encoding protein RTF1 homolog, with translation MADLENLLLEAAGRTNAGGRNRHSHPPSRRQREGSYSDGGSDSRDDDSDDERGYASRKPSGSQVPLKKRLDPTERDDDGGSPEEGEDEDVGSEHEGDSSDESDVGDDLYKDDDDRRKLAGMSELQREMILSDRASKKNDKHLYESLRAKMDKGKTAPSRKETPPLPSSRIRSSARSADRAAAKDDALNELRAKRLKQQDPEAHRKLRDASRGNSNNRRFSPTKRKPFTAPSLSSSSQSESESRFQSDDEGSTGDGGMIDSDDERSMPGSDGPTFEDIKEITIRRSKLAKWLMEPFFEELIVGCFVRVGIGRSRSGPIYRLCLVRNVDATEPDRQYKLENKITHKYLNVIWGNENSAARWQMAMVSDSAPLEDEYKQWVKEVERTGGRMLSKQDVLEKKDAIQKVNNFVYSAATVKQMLQDKKSASARPLNIAAEKDRLRREMDVAVSKNDEAEVERIKGRLQQLEASRRLQMKDAKAIRLAEMNRKNRVENFKNASELRPLKDLKAGEAGYDPFSRRWTRSRNYYVSNAGEANGAAEAAGNSDTVTPALESTRTGAGGTSDAGMAATAAALEAAAGAGKLVDTNAPVDGGTESNSLHNFELPISLAMLQKFGGALGAQAGFLARKQRIEATVGRQVPENDGRRHALTLTVSDYKRRRGLL, from the coding sequence ATGGCAGATTTAGAAAATTTACTTCTTGAAGCTGCTGGAAGAACTAATGCAGGAGGGAGAAATAGACACTCTCATCCACCATCGCGAAGGCAACGTGAAGGTTCATATTCTGATGGTGGAAGTGACTCTAGGGATGATGACTCAGATGATGAGCGTGGTTATGCAAGCAGGAAGCCCTCTGGATCTCAGGTTCCTCTGAAGAAGAGGTTAGATCCTACTGAAAGGGATGATGATGGGGGGAGCCCAGAAGAAGGGGAAGACGAAGATGTTGGTTCAGAACATGAGGGTGACAGCAGTGATGAATCTGATGTTGGGGATGATCTTTACAAAGATGACGATGATAGGCGCAAGCTTGCTGGTATGTCTGAACTTCAAAGGGAGATGATTCTGTCAGACAGAGCATCTAAGAAGAACGATAAGCATTTATATGAAAGTTTGAGAGCTAAAATGGATAAAGGGAAGACTGCCCCATCTCGGAAAGAGACTCCACCTCTCCCATCATCTCGTATTAGATCGTCGGCCAGATCAGCTGATAGAGCAGCTGCAAAAGATGATGCCTTAAATGAATTGCGTGCAAAAAGGTTGAAGCAGCAGGACCCAGAGGCCCATCGCAAGCTGAGAGATGCATCTAGAGGAAATTCAAATAATCGACGGTTCTCGCCGACAAAACGAAAGCCCTTCACTGCTCCTAGTTTGAGTAGCTCAAGCCAAAGTGAAAGTGAAAGTAGGTTTCAAAGTGATGATGAAGGGTCTACAGGAGATGGTGGAATGATTGACAGTGATGATGAGAGATCCATGCCTGGGTCAGATGGGCCAACATTTGAAGATATCAAGGAAATTACTATTCGTAGATCAAAGCTTGCAAAATGGTTAATGGAGCCATTCTTTGAGGAGTTGATAGTTGGATGCTTTGTGAGAGTTGGAATTGGGAGATCAAGATCTGGGCCTATCTATAGGCTCTGCTTGGTGCGCAATGTTGATGCTACAGAACCTGACCGTCAGTATAAACTAGAGAACAAAATCACgcataaatatcttaatgttATTTGGGGAAATGAAAATTCTGCCGCCAGGTGGCAGATGGCCATGGTTTCAGACTCTGCTCCACTCGAGGATGAATATAAACAATGGGTTAAGGAGGTAGAGCGAACTGGCGGTCGGATGCTGAGCAAGCAGGATGTATTGGAAAAGAAGGATGCTATACAGAAAGTCAACAACTTTGTCTACTCAGCAGCCACAGTGAAGCAGATGTTGCAGGATAAAAAATCTGCCTCAGCAAGGCCGTTAAATATTGCAGCTGAGAAGGACcggttgaggagagagatggaCGTAGCAGTAAGCAAGAACGATGAAGCTGAGGTGGAAAGGATCAAAGGAAGACTGCAGCAACTAGAGGCATCCAGGAGGTTGCAGATGAAAGATGCCAAAGCTATTCGGTTAGCTGAGATGAACAGGAAGAATAGGGTGGAGAACTTCAAAAATGCATCAGAATTAAGGCCTCTGAAAGATTTGAAAGCTGGAGAGGCTGGTTACGATCCCTTCTCAAGGAGATGGACCAGGTCAAGGAATTATTATGTTTCCAATGCTGGTGAAGCCAATGGAGCTGCTGAAGCAGCTGGAAACAGTGACACTGTAACACCTGCATTGGAGAGTACTAGAACTGGAGCTGGTGGTACTTCAGATGCTGGAATGGCAGCTACCGCAGCGGCTTTGGAAGCTGCTGCTGGTGCTGGAAAGTTGGTCGATACTAACGCTCCTGTAGATGGAGGGACGGAGTCAAACTCGCTGCACAACTTCGAGCTGCCTATATCGCTGGCGATGCTTCAGAAATTCGGTGGTGCCCTCGGAGCGCAGGCTGGGTTCTTAGCAAGGAAACAAAGGATAGAAGCCACGGTTGGACGTCAAGTCCCTGAGAATGATGGTAGGCGGCATGCACTGACACTAACTGTTAGCGACTACAAGAGAAGACGAGGGCTTCTTTGA